A stretch of Methanosphaerula palustris E1-9c DNA encodes these proteins:
- the mobA gene encoding molybdenum cofactor guanylyltransferase — protein MRSAIILVGGEARRAEGREKYFFSYDGTTFIERLLNTLRQVVDEIVVVARNEEQCSRFSAFPSILCTKDVRQGIGPIGGLHAGVLAASGDLIFVSACDMPCIHGGVVDYLFNAIDGYDAVIPSWNNDMLEPLHAVYRRESLLSYLASHESLSLRAMIRSLDALYLPVDELRGIDPTLKTFTNINKIEDLDAINTR, from the coding sequence GTGCGATCCGCGATAATCCTGGTGGGCGGTGAGGCCCGTCGTGCAGAGGGGCGGGAGAAGTATTTCTTTTCATATGATGGGACAACATTTATCGAGCGTTTGCTGAACACGCTTCGTCAGGTGGTTGACGAGATCGTGGTTGTCGCCAGAAATGAGGAGCAATGTTCCAGATTCTCTGCTTTTCCATCGATCCTGTGCACGAAAGATGTCAGGCAGGGCATTGGACCGATCGGTGGGTTGCATGCTGGAGTTCTTGCGGCATCGGGGGATCTGATATTTGTCTCTGCCTGTGATATGCCCTGTATTCACGGGGGAGTCGTCGATTATCTCTTCAATGCAATCGACGGATATGATGCCGTGATCCCATCATGGAATAATGATATGCTCGAACCGCTCCATGCGGTCTACCGCCGTGAATCGCTTCTCTCATACCTGGCTTCCCACGAATCTCTCTCTCTGAGGGCCATGATTCGGAGCCTTGACGCTTTATATCTGCCTGTTGACGAACTGCGCGGAATCGATCCCACTCTGAAGACTTTCACCAATATCAATAAGATTGAAGACCTCGACGCGATTAACACCCGTTGA
- a CDS encoding methylated-DNA--[protein]-cysteine S-methyltransferase has product MALKEGVDRFQDWSVHVVWEEGSVYRIWFSDEEPSGEIPPLLSRYLHGESVDLNPLSVPGTDGDSLNARIYRAVRQVPYGSTATYGSIAYSVGTGPRVVGQAMKQNRTPLLIPCHRIVAAHGPGGYTPDISIKLALLAMEQRLSCREV; this is encoded by the coding sequence ATGGCGTTGAAGGAGGGTGTTGATCGATTTCAGGACTGGTCCGTCCATGTGGTCTGGGAGGAAGGATCAGTCTACCGGATCTGGTTCTCTGATGAAGAACCATCAGGCGAGATCCCTCCCCTTCTCTCCCGGTACCTTCACGGCGAATCTGTCGACCTGAACCCTCTCTCTGTTCCCGGAACAGACGGTGACAGTCTCAATGCTCGGATTTACCGGGCTGTCAGGCAGGTGCCCTATGGTTCAACCGCCACCTATGGCTCGATCGCCTATTCTGTCGGCACTGGACCTCGGGTCGTCGGTCAGGCGATGAAGCAGAATAGAACTCCGCTGCTGATCCCCTGCCATCGGATCGTGGCTGCTCATGGTCCTGGGGGATATACGCCAGATATCTCGATCAAACTGGCTCTCCTGGCGATGGAGCAACGCCTTTCGTGCCGTGAGGTATAA
- a CDS encoding ABC transporter ATP-binding protein yields the protein MISLSHYSYTYPGVSTPALHDLSFSVKKGEVVIVTGPTGAGKTTLTLAASGILHHDYGGKATGEVAILGKDVSAFSGVEELGQHIGIVFDDADAQLIFTTVEEEIASGLENLDLPREELIRRMEHVLAITGTEELRDRAPYTLSGGQKQRVAIAATLALGTDILILDEPTSELDEEGSQMLFHILSDLKNEGKTVLLVEHKLDALITLADRMIFLDEGAIVAEGSPEDLLKDEKIRKVLHRDHLIVDESTCCRQTEYRVDTMTDPPVIEIRGLVHRYDQFEALKGIDLSISAGSFVALIGDNGSGKTSLIKHLNGLLRPTEGTIMIKGVDTASQQITELARIVGLVFQNPDTMLFEESVEREIAFGLKNLGVDDIDQRVSAVLDQVGLSGMQTVYPRSLSRGERQRLAVACIIAMQPAVIVLDEPTTGLDARESTRVMEIALALQQQGHTIVMVTHNMQIVQDYADRIVLLEKGMIIADTQYGGGGVICSRLCNTSA from the coding sequence ATGATCTCCCTCTCTCATTATTCCTACACCTATCCGGGGGTGAGCACCCCTGCTCTTCATGATCTCTCTTTCTCTGTCAAAAAGGGTGAGGTCGTGATCGTGACCGGGCCAACTGGTGCCGGAAAGACCACGCTCACCCTGGCTGCTTCAGGTATTCTTCACCATGATTATGGTGGAAAAGCCACTGGTGAGGTCGCAATCCTTGGAAAGGATGTGTCAGCGTTCAGTGGTGTCGAGGAACTGGGTCAGCACATTGGGATTGTCTTTGATGATGCCGATGCGCAGTTGATCTTCACAACTGTTGAAGAAGAGATCGCCTCGGGTCTTGAAAATCTGGATCTGCCCCGTGAGGAACTGATCAGGCGGATGGAGCATGTCCTTGCGATTACGGGAACAGAAGAACTTCGGGACCGTGCCCCATACACTCTTTCAGGAGGACAGAAGCAACGGGTCGCAATCGCTGCCACCCTCGCCCTCGGGACTGATATTCTGATCCTTGACGAGCCAACCTCAGAACTGGATGAGGAGGGATCGCAGATGCTCTTCCATATCCTTTCAGATCTGAAGAATGAAGGAAAGACGGTACTGCTGGTCGAGCACAAACTCGACGCTCTGATCACGCTTGCTGACCGGATGATCTTTCTCGACGAGGGGGCGATCGTGGCAGAAGGATCACCTGAAGACCTGCTTAAAGACGAAAAGATCCGAAAGGTGCTCCACCGTGACCATCTGATCGTCGACGAGTCGACCTGTTGCAGGCAGACTGAATATCGGGTCGATACAATGACCGACCCGCCGGTGATTGAGATTCGTGGGCTGGTTCATCGATATGATCAGTTCGAAGCCCTGAAAGGGATCGATCTTTCGATCAGCGCTGGATCGTTCGTTGCGCTCATCGGTGACAACGGGTCTGGAAAGACCTCGCTGATCAAGCACCTGAACGGTCTTCTCCGGCCAACTGAAGGAACGATCATGATCAAGGGGGTCGACACTGCTTCACAACAGATCACCGAACTGGCCAGGATTGTTGGATTGGTCTTCCAGAACCCAGATACGATGCTCTTTGAGGAGAGTGTCGAGCGGGAGATTGCGTTTGGGTTGAAGAATCTGGGGGTCGATGATATCGATCAACGGGTCTCTGCTGTGCTCGACCAGGTCGGCCTCAGCGGGATGCAGACAGTCTATCCCCGTTCGCTTTCGCGGGGTGAACGACAGCGACTTGCCGTCGCCTGTATCATTGCGATGCAACCGGCTGTGATCGTCCTCGATGAGCCGACCACCGGGCTCGACGCCAGAGAGTCGACCCGGGTGATGGAGATTGCTCTGGCACTGCAACAGCAGGGACATACGATCGTGATGGTCACGCATAATATGCAGATTGTACAGGACTACGCAGATCGGATTGTCCTGCTTGAGAAAGGAATGATCATTGCAGATACGCAGTATGGTGGCGGAGGTGTGATATGCAGCAGATTATGCAATACGTCAGCATAG